GTTTCCCACTTCACACTTCACACTTTCCCCAGTCGTCAATTGCTGACAGATCAAGTATCAGCGGATAGCTTTACCGCCGCCCCATTGTTCGCCCACAATCTTCGGCTGTATGAGAATATGACCTGCGATTTCAAACAAGTCATTGTCTGTGAGATTTCTCATCTCTGGGAAGATGTCAGCGCTTTCAATGCTGGGGTGGTATTCAGAAATGTCCTGAAACCCATCGTAGGTGGTGGGTTTTTTAATGTAGTCTACAAGCGCTTCAACGTTATCTCGCGGCGGTGTAGCGCCGGCGAGGGAATCTGGCCCTAGTCCCACGTTGGGATCTGTCTTCGTAGCGCCTCCTATGTGACATTGAGCGCAAGTATCGTTAAACAGGCGTTTGCCCTTCTCTACTTGTTTGACGCTCAGCACAACCGTTTCACCGTTGTCGTTCAGGGGGATGGTGCGAGTTGCTTTGTCCAATTCGACAGCACCGGCTTCACTAACAAATATTTGAAACGTGAAGAATACAGTGGCCACAACAAGCCAGATGTACCTTTTCAGCATGGTTTTCCTCAAAAAATTCGGCGAGAGTTTTGGATGCTCAACACAGCTATGATTCAATTCGCTCAACCGCTGTTGTGGAAACGCCTTGCATCTGCTCACGTCTCCAGAACAGTTTTGAAAGCCGGCCCATCGTTGCAGCAGGGACAAGGATTTTACCGGAGAAACTCAGCGGTAGAACGTCCCAGCAAGGCATCGCTCAGGCTTCCCCATCAGAACCGGCATCTTGGCGTTGAGCCATGATGTTAGCCATAATTGCCTTGGCATCCTCCAAAGCAAGACGGGTCTGAGGGTTTTTATAAGCAATACCCAAGTGGTCGCACAGACTACACACGTCTGCGACAGGTAGGTTGTAATCCTCTGCAATTTCTGCAATTGACAGGTCTGCAAACCCCATAACAATGATGGTTGGCTAAAAGGTTAAGTAAGATTGAGCCACGTTAATATCAATATCATGCCACCGAGCGGCACCTTTCTTAAAAGAACCTGTATCAGAAGTTACGAGAGAGTGGGGGAATGGGGCATGGGGAATGGGGCATTGGGTATTTCTCCCCACTTTCCTAGTCCCATGCCCCTAGTTCCTAG
This genomic window from Microcoleus sp. FACHB-672 contains:
- the psbV gene encoding photosystem II cytochrome c-550, whose protein sequence is MLKRYIWLVVATVFFTFQIFVSEAGAVELDKATRTIPLNDNGETVVLSVKQVEKGKRLFNDTCAQCHIGGATKTDPNVGLGPDSLAGATPPRDNVEALVDYIKKPTTYDGFQDISEYHPSIESADIFPEMRNLTDNDLFEIAGHILIQPKIVGEQWGGGKAIR
- a CDS encoding translation initiation factor IF-2, with the protein product MGFADLSIAEIAEDYNLPVADVCSLCDHLGIAYKNPQTRLALEDAKAIMANIMAQRQDAGSDGEA